The DNA region AACGCCAGGAACACCTTCCATAAACTGGGCATTCTTAATGACCATCTCGCGGCGTCGTTTCTTTTTACTACCACCAGCTGGACCAGACGAACCACTGGCCTCACCCTCGCCCTGATCGTCATCCTCGCCGGCATCTTCTTCTCCAGCGGCTGAGGATGTGGAGGCATCGTCATGATGGCGCCTTTTATTGTTGTGCTCAGCATGGCCATGATCGCCATGTCCGTTGTCATTGCCATTGCTGTCATCATATTCCAGGCACCAGTTGGGCTGCTCCGGTGCGGCTGGAGCATCCTCCTCATCATCATAGCGTCGAAATAACTCATTAATGTAATCTTGCTTGTAGATGCCCGGTGGTCGAGCGTTAGCAAAAACCGACAAAGCGGCCTCCACCGAGCAATCGAGACGCTCCACCATGTAGGAGACAATCAAGAATCCTGTGCGATTGAACCCATGCGTACAGTGGACAGCAATCACATCGAATGGTCGCTCATTGATGAAATTATCGACAATCTCAATGAAGCTGTGCGTCTGCTCCAGCGACGGAGTCTCTCCGTGACCACGACACTGAAGCTTAATATATTGGGCGCCACGCTCCTCCACTATGGAGCGATCATAGAAGCGTTTCGTGTTAGTCAAATCCACCCAGAGACCCAGTTTGTGCTGAATAGATGAAGTGCAAAATTAACGCCATGGGAAGAGGAAAAAGTGGCGAAAAAGTGGAGAAAGGAGAGGATTAGGAAACGAAATTGGGGACATCCAGAAAATGTTTGGTTTTACCTTTAGTGTTTTACAATAATCGAAAAGCATCTCAGGCCGAAAGGTGCACTCGATAGGCATTTTGTCCTGAAAGGATTGATTCAGAGGAGTCTTGAAGGCAAGGAAGCGTTCCGAAATGAGTGTGTCGCTCTTGCGTGGACAGTAAAGCCATCGATTTGGCAGCGGACCAGAGCCGCGGTCACCCCGTTCTCGATGTGAATCTGAcatggcgatggcgatggcgatggtGCTGCTCACCCAGATGCTCCGATCCTCTTTGCTGTTGCCACTATTTACCACAATAAGTTGAAAATCAACTAAATTAGATTTAGTTTTAATTCATGCGTCGTCTTTTGCGGTCTCAAAATTGAGTCTGTTAAGAAAATGTTAAGTAATTGTTAATTAACAGAGGAGTAACAGATGTTGGCTCTGCGTCTGTTGTTCAATGTCGGATAAAAAATCAGAGCCGGATAAAAACAGGGGGCAGTTGGAAAAAAATAAGCTCATCAAATTATGCTATAGATGTGATTATTTTCCCTTTCTTTCGTCTAAAAGGCATTCTTTACTTTTGTTGTAGTTTGGCGcctttttcaaatcaaattctaTATGTTTGTTTTCCAGCCCTTAATTTCAAGTGTGCGTAAATGTcgacaacacacaaaaagttTGACAGTTCGCAACACTGAAAAACAtttcacaaaaacaaacagcCCCCTCTATAAATGTCTGTTTAAGAACtcctttttgtttaaattttgttttcacataaaaaggaaaaaataaaacaattggAATCGTGCTCTGTTTTAATTTGAGAAAAAAGCGTCGGTGGAAACTAAAGAATGTCACATAAACCGctgaaattcatttaaaataacAAATCGGTAAGTCGCTATCCAAACGACGCCATTTTTTTTGCGAAATTTGGCAATCGCATCATTTAGGGGGGGAGAGGAAACCGAAGGCAGTTGCaataaagattaaaaaaaactaactgTTTAATTCGCCATTATGTTCCTTTGCTGTCTCGCTCTTTTGCGTGTCATCATCTGTTGGTGCCGCGGGAACAATCTGCCGTCTAACGTGTTTTGTGGAAACGCCAGCAAGCAGCAACATTCACACTCGTCTCATCCAGCCAAAGATGTCGTTCTTTGGCGTCTACATTCCGCCATCGAAGGATGGCTTTGAGGGCACAGCAGCCAAGTGTGCAGGATCTATAGCGGCTATCAATATACGAACATCTCCAGAGATGATGGCAGGGGCAGCAACATCGGCAACCGCTCCGACGGCTACTGGGACAAATGACATTGCCAACGACTACAAATACGAGGATCCGGAATATCCACGTAAGTAATTACAATATTAACCTTTTTTCACCagttatgtgtgtgtgagtgggtgtGTAAAAATGATTAAGTTCTTTTGTCCAGAACCTTGACCTGTCACTGTTCTCCCTCTATCTCCTTCGTTTGtttattctctctctctctctctctctctattctaCTCTCCgtttacttatttatttattttgcctGCCTGTCGACACacataatttttgttgaacgtttatttataatatgcCAAGGCATACGCAAAAAGTACAAAGACCTCTAAAGATACGCAATTCGATCGCCACCCCGGCggattaatatttatatatgctATGGACCTGGGATGTCAACACATAAACTGACATTTCTaagcaaatcaaatttaagttGTTTATGTTTGGTTAAATACAAATGTATTTAAAGAGCCTCTAGTAGCATTGAAAAAGCCGCTCCTTGTCAGCTTGTTTGTACTGATCCTTATTGCCCATaagtaaacaaacaaaatgtttatcAATTGGAATTCGTCATGTTTATATCGATCGAAtgctaatacatatatacagttACTTCCTGGTTTCTATATAGTTAATTCAGTCAATTCCTCACGGATAATAccctatttaaaaaaaaaaaaaaaacacagccACTTGGGCCTCGGCATTGTGCCAAGAAATACGTCAGACGCAGTTGATCATGCCTGTTGCCCTCCACGTGTCACCGCATGCGTCCCGCATATTCTCctctttggttttgttttgcttcaCAAGTTTCTTGGCTGGTCTGTGATTTCCCCAGTTTTTGCGTGGCGTGACCAATAACGTCAAGTAATTTGTCTTAACTTACTTATTTGtctgtttttctttcatttggCTTCTGCATAGCGGACTCGCCGCTTTGGCTCATCTTCATGGAAAAATCCAAGGCACTGGATGTGCTGCGTATCTATAAAGAGGGAAGATTGCGAGAATTTCCAAATCGTGAGCAGGCGGAAAGCTATGTACAATTCGGTTTCGAGAGCATCGAATCATTGAAGCGTTTCGGAAAATCGTCGTCATCCAACAGCAAGTCGGCCAGCAGTAAGTACTTTGTTGAATAATTAATTGACAATTATCGAGATAAATGTGCCTCCCCCACCCATTATGTATTTACACAGAGACCAACCCACATTCGCCGAGTAATAACCACATCAGGGGAACCGCCGGAGGCAGCAACTCTACAGATGGCGGCAATGGTGGCGCTACCGCCAATTGGTCGCCGTATAGCTCATCACCAACTAGTGGTAGTGGCAATTCTGGGAACGCCGGTTCGCCTCTCTCCTCCATTTGCTCTTTGCTAGctaatttttcaaatcaatCGTCCACTGCCAATCatcataataatattaataacaataataataatag from Drosophila willistoni isolate 14030-0811.24 chromosome XL unlocalized genomic scaffold, UCI_dwil_1.1 Seg141, whole genome shotgun sequence includes:
- the LOC6648910 gene encoding mRNA-capping enzyme isoform X2; translation: MSDSHRERGDRGSGPLPNRWLYCPRKSDTLISERFLAFKTPLNQSFQDKMPIECTFRPEMLFDYCKTLKHKLGLWVDLTNTKRFYDRSIVEERGAQYIKLQCRGHGETPSLEQTHSFIEIVDNFINERPFDVIAVHCTHGFNRTGFLIVSYMVERLDCSVEAALSVFANARPPGIYKQDYINELFRRYDDEEDAPAAPEQPNWCLEYDDSNGNDNGHGDHGHAEHNNKRRHHDDASTSSAAGEEDAGEDDDQGEGEASGSSGPAGGSKKKRRREMVIKNAQFMEGVPGVTHFTDQSRLTELQRKVQDWCHWEKSGFPGSQPVSMDRHNIRRLSEIPYRVSWKADGTRYMMLIDGRDEVYFFDRNHSCFKVDNVTFVNGKNLNEHLEGTLLDGEMVLDKIGKMVTPRYLVYDIVRISNRDVRDEPFYPNRLEYIEHDVIGPRIKGMKEGIINQRLQSFSVRNKGFWDIWTSGRLLGEKFSRTLAHEPDGLIFQPSKQPYTAGVCCDVFKWKPHELNSVDFRLKIITESGEGMPIPNPSCFAGCSPKKWASSMWAVTMQHSAACRS